A window from Glandiceps talaboti chromosome 15, keGlaTala1.1, whole genome shotgun sequence encodes these proteins:
- the LOC144446704 gene encoding alpha-2C adrenergic receptor-like, with protein MIMPMADDFTSFTNNTTPQTTSNYSWLPYSTSLVLNVSSTTETANVTYPADVRPYPPSGYSLERIILSAVFTSILVFGIVFGNTLVCIAILRERSLKGIQNWFLLSLAVSDLMVGVLIIPFGITNELMGYWVFGLWWCHIWLCLDVMACTASILNLCLISLDRYWSITQALEYAKKRTPKRAALMIFLVWLLSAIISIPPLFGWRSEAAPDPIYPTCLLSEDTGYILYSTSGSFFVPAFVMIVVYIRIWWAAKYRARTSLRMGTKEKRSKKPKVENNKKKGNHDIPMKRRDYQKISAEETTTSSAAPSSPGLTPYSTISVSVTDIEPTTITTITSLNDVNNRDRNENSRPSQINSNKLPLIKILQSKKTHQKNNVERSHNLAADTERQKWKIAQAKERRATFVLGVIMGTFLLSWYPFFQLYVVFALCKKTCNIPELLFKFFFWVGYCNSAFNPIIYTIFNRDFNKAFKKIVRCK; from the coding sequence ATGATCATGCCGATGGCGGACGATTTCACATCATTTACCAACAACACTACACCACAGACGACGAGCAATTACAGCTGGCTTCCGTATTCAACCAGCttagttttgaatgtttcaTCTACGACGGAAACAGCAAATGTTACGTACCCAGCCGACGTTAGACCGTACCCACCTAGCGGCTACTCCCTGGAGCGAATCATTCTTTCCGCAGTATTCACTTCCATCCTCGTGTTCGGGATTGTATTCGGCAATACGTTGGTGTGCATCGCCATATTACGAGAACGTTCACTGAAAGGAATTCAGAACTGGTTTCTGCTATCTCTAGCTGTCAGTGATTTGATGGTAGGTGTTCTTATCATTCCATTCGGCATAACCAACGAATTAATGGGATATTGGGTTTTCGGTTTGTGGTGGTGTCATATATGGCTGTGTTTAGATGTTATGGCGTGTACCGCATCTATACTCAATCTATGTCTTATTAGTCTCGATCGATACTGGTCCATCACACAGGCACTAGAATATGCCAAAAAGAGGACCCCAAAACGAGCCGCACTAATGATATTCTTAGTGTGGCTGCTGTCAGCAATCATATCTATCCCGCCGCTATTTGGATGGAGATCAGAAGCAGCACCGGATCCGATTTACCCAACGTGCTTACTAAGTGAAGATACGGGCTACATTCTGTACTCCACAAGTGGCTCTTTTTTCGTCCCTGCCTTTGTCATGATAGTTGTGTATATCCGCATTTGGTGGGCTGCAAAATATCGGGCACGAACATCTCTACGAATGGGAACGAAAGAAAAACGTTCGAAAAAGCCGAAGgtagaaaacaacaaaaagaaaGGTAATCATGATATACCGATGAAGAGACGAGACTATCAAAAAATATCTGCTGAAGAAACAACGACTAGTTCAGCTGCTCCGTCAAGTCCGGGTTTAACTCCGTACAGTACGATATCCGTATCTGTCACTGATATAGAGCCAACCACTATTACCACCATAACGTCACTCAACGATGTTAACAACCGTGACCGAAATGAAAATTCTCGACCGAGTCAAATCAACTCGAACAAACTGCctttaatcaaaatattacagTCGAAAAAGACCCACCAGAAAAACAACGTTGAGCGAAGTCACAACCTTGCAGCGGACACAGAACGACAAAAGTGGAAAATTGCCCAAGCCAAAGAACGGCGAGCTACATTTGTTCTTGGAGTTATTATGGGAACTTTTCTGTTATCGTGGTATCCGTTTTTCCAACTGTACGTTGTCTTCGCACTGTGTAAAAAAACTTGTAATATACCTGAATTACTCTTTAAGTTCTTCTTCTGGGTTGGATATTGTAACAGCGCATTCAACCCCATCATATATACAATCTTCAACAGAGATTTCAACAAGGCCTTTAAGAAGATAGTCCGATGCAAGTAA